In Phaseolus vulgaris cultivar G19833 chromosome 10, P. vulgaris v2.0, whole genome shotgun sequence, a single genomic region encodes these proteins:
- the LOC137819223 gene encoding uncharacterized protein isoform X2: MVMAECEFELEEKSWHLLALLLRIGHTVYPQRLASECRLFTASPDFVCYVSSLPGSPLSVTDNGLVTPSLSAAFALGSFFSLRLSPEPQTNSRKRKLLFDSAEDGVEHKRFAIGNGIRELSFQSFADAAEALKRRNFPVLKFESQNIGSGNFVFPLRVDKNEKCSGCLMPNVKHRQANNDPSQIMCNEEVSKSIINDLNHGAKLADIYRFMPCNLRVYRALLDPSICKTGIDDSSLGVDRAFLDPSICKNGIDDSSLGFGKKMDFDTFTHDCTELNSIHHVEEDGTGESKACKNLPGKPNEDDEVQSGSKKGLIDAGTDRDKEDVTQMVNGAVCGEGLTNGLKQKNPVHAISLEKMETERNTITYKIANSSSNPKGLLKISSSLKGGQKNELHPKSQILKESLVSNKCSVPRNVDQCKNDQKLTTRKQNHKENMAENISATTKVEKKTYPSFEAFTIEEEEGSGGYGTVYRAQRTTDGKRVAIKCPHSNAHKNHVTTERNMLERFGGKNFIIRYEGSLKNGNTDCFVLEHVEHERPEVLKKEIDIVQLQWYGYCLFRALYCLHKEGVVHRDVKPGNFLFSRKLSRGYLIDFNLAMDLKQKNNVGSKSKPSLVASSHNISLSSSSRTAPLVRGKNLGGSKSLTSNKRALADYKNYSELNRHVKQKAHAGPLKNGPDMVGGNLLRAQGTDGSGITSARDASTKTASAERLREPLPSHGRKELISFVNTMKCANNSSIIGPSSQRKRVTAPSSRVDGKIFHITPMPMHSSTVGAGLLRGKGDGKQKKEGSCVGTKGFRAPEVLLRSQHQGQKIDIWSAGVTLLYIVIGKTPFTGDPEQNIKEIVKLRGSEEFWEVAKLHDREVSFPVELLDERYLQSWDLEAWCKTHSKRPEFLEKIPKSLFDLIDKCLTVNPRNRLSAEDVLRHQFFDSLNESLRKQRMMHRAIRSEAGASAAI; this comes from the exons ATGGTCATGGCGGAGTGCGAATTCGAACTCGAAGAGAAATCGTGGCATCTCCTCGCACTCCTCCTCCGAATCGGCCACACAGTCTATCCGCAGCGCCTTGCCTCGGAGTGCCGTTTATTCACCGCCTCGCCGGACTTTGTCTGCTACGTCAGTTCTCTCCCCGGTTCACCGCTATCTGTCACTGACAATGGACTCGTCACGCCCTCTCTTAGTGCGGCCTTTGCCCTCGGAAGCTTCTTCTCTCTCCGTCTCTCTCCTGAACCACAAACAAATTCCAGGAAACGCAAGTTGCTATTCGACTCGGCGGAAG ATGGAGTAGAACACAAGAGGTTCGCGATTGGGAACGGAATTCGGGAGTTGTCGTTCCAG AGTTTTGCTGATGCTGCAGAGGCTCTGAAGAGAAGAAATTTCCCTGTCCTAAAATTTGAATCTCAGAATATAGGTAGCGGGAATTTTGTATTCCCCTTGCGTGTTGATAAAAATGAAAAGTGTTCAGGTTGTCTAATGCCAAATGTTAAACATAGGCAAGCCAATAATGATCCCAGCCAAATCATGTGTAATGAAGAGGTTTCTAAATCAATCATCAATGACTTAAACCACGGTGCAAAGCTAGCGGACATATATAGATTCATGCCATGTAATCTCCGTGTTTACCGTGCTCTCTTAGATCCCTCAATATGCAAAACCGGCATTGATGATAGTAGCCTTGGTGTTGACCGTGCTTTCTTAGATCCCTCAATATGCAAAAACGGCATTGATGATAGTAGCCTTGGATTCGGGAAGAAAATGGATTTTGACACATTTACGCATGACTGCACTGAACTAAACAGTATTCATCATGTGGAAGAAGATGGTACGGGTGAAAGCAAAGCTTGCAAAAATCTACCAGGAAAACCTAATGAAGATGATGAGGTGCAAAGTGGTTCAAAGAAGGGGCTGATCGATGCTGGCACTGATAGAGACAAGGAAGATGTTACTCAGATGGTCAATGGAGCAGTCTGTGGAGAAGGATTGACTAATGGTTTGAAACAAAAAAACCCTGTCCATGCAATAAGTTTGGAAAAAATGGAGACTGAGAGAAACACAATAACTTATAAAATAGCTAATTCCTCTTCAAACCCCAAGGGGCTTTTGAAAATTTCTAGCTCATTAAAGGGGGGACAGAAGAATGAACTGCACCCTAAGTCACAAATTCTTAAAGAGTCACTAGTCAGCAATAAATGTAGTGTTCCAAGAAATGTTGATCAATGTAAAAATGATCAGAAACTTACAACGAGGAAGCAAAATCATAAAGAGAACATGGCAGAAAATATTTCGGCTACGACTAAG GTGGAGAAAAAAACATATCCCTCATTTGAAGCGTTTAcaatagaggaagaagaaggttCAG GTGGTTATGGCACTGTTTACCGTGCTCAAAGAACTACTGATGGAAAACGGGTTGCAATAAAAT GTCCTCATAGTAATGCTCATAAAAACCACGTAACTACTGAACGGAATATGCTAGAGCGTTTTGG TGGTAAAAACTTCATAATAAGGTATGAAGGTTCTTTAAAAAATGGCAACACCGACTGCTTTGTTTTAGAGCATGTTGAGCATGAGAGACCTGAG gttttgaaaaaagaaattgaTATAGTTCAGCTTCAATGGTACGGGTATTGCTTGTTCAGGGCCCTTTATTGCTTGCACAAAGAG GGAGTTGTTCACAGAGACGTTAAACCTGGAAACTTCCTTTTCTCTCGAAAGCTAAGCAGAGGCTACCTTATTGATTTCAACCTTGCCATG GATTTAAAGCAGAAGAACAACGTTGGAA GTAAATCAAAACCAAGTCTGGTTGCATCATCCCATAAtatttctctctcttcttcttctcggACTGCCCCTTTGGTCCGAGGCAAGAACCTTGGAGGCAGCAAGTCTTTAACATCCAATAAAAGGGCTTTGGCggattataaaaattattccGAACTTAATAGGCATGTAAAGCAAAAGGCTCATGCTGGTCCTCTGAAAAATGGTCCCGACATGGTTGGTGGGAATTTACTTAGAGCACAAGGAACAGACGGCTCTGGTATAACTTCTGCGAGAGATGCTAGCACTAAGACTGCTTCTGCAGAGAGGCTCAGGGAACCTTTACCTTCCCACGGAAGAAAGGAGCTTATCAGCTTTGTGAATACTATGAAATGTGCAAACAACAGTTCAATAATAGGTCCTTCTTCTCAAAGGAAAAGGGTTACTGCTCCCTCAAGCAGGGTAGATGGCAAGATTTTTCATATTACCCCGATGCCTATGCATTCATCTACTGTTGGTGCAGGATTATTGAGAGGCAAAG GAGACGGAAAACAGAAAAAAGAAGGTTCATGTGTTGGAACCAAAGGATTTCGTGCACCGGAG gTTTTATTAAGATCTCAGCATCAGGGACAAAAGATTGATATTTGGTCAGCTGGCGTCACTCTACTCTACATTGTGATCGGGAAGACTCCTTTCACTGGCGACCCGGAACA GAACATAAAAGAAATTGTTAAATTGCGGGGCAGTGAAGAGTTTTGGGAAGTGGCCAAGCTACATGACCGTGAAGTGTCTTTCCCTGTG GAGTTACTTGATGAGCGATACTTGCAGTCATGGGACTTGGAAGCCTGGTGCAAAACTCACTCAAAGAGACCAGAATTTCTTGAGAAGATCCCGAAATCGTTGTTTGATTTGATAGACAAGTGTCTAACAGTTAATCCAAGAAATAGACTTAGTGCAGAAGATGTTCTAAGACATCAATTCTTTGACTCACTTAACGAGTCTCTGAGGAAACAAAGGATGATGCATCGAGCTATCAGATCGGAGGCTGGGGCTTCTGCTGCAATCTGA
- the LOC137818240 gene encoding protein mago nashi homolog, with product MGSEEENNEFYLRYYVGHKGKFGHEFLEFEFRPDGKLRYANNSNYKNDTIIRKEVYLTPAVLRECRRIIAESEIMKEDDNNWPEPDRVGRQELEIVMGNEHISFTTSKIGSLVDVQSSADPEGLRIFYYLVQDLKCFVFSLISLHFKIKPI from the exons ATGGGGAGTGAAGAGGAAAACAACGAATTCTACCTCCGCTACTACGTCGGTCACAAAGGGAAGTTCGGTCACGAGTTCTTGGAGTTCGAGTTTCGCCCCGACGGGAAGCTCCGCTACGCCAACAACTCTAACTACAAAAACGACACCATCATCCGCAAGGAGGTTTACCTCACTCCCGCCGTTCTCCGCGAGTGCCGTCGCATCATCGCCGAAAGCGAG ATTATGAAGGAAGATGATAACAACTGGCCGGAACCGGACCGGGTGGGACGGCAGGAGCTGGAGATTGTTATGGGGAATGAGCACATATCGTTCACAACCTCGAAGATTGGGTCATTGGTGGATGTTCAGAGCAGTGCTGACCCGGAAGGGCTTCGCATCTTTTACTACCTTGTTCAG GATCTGAAGTGCTTTGTCTTCTCTCTCATTTCACTTCACTTCAAGATCAAACCTATCTAA
- the LOC137819223 gene encoding uncharacterized protein isoform X1 — MVMAECEFELEEKSWHLLALLLRIGHTVYPQRLASECRLFTASPDFVCYVSSLPGSPLSVTDNGLVTPSLSAAFALGSFFSLRLSPEPQTNSRKRKLLFDSAEADGVEHKRFAIGNGIRELSFQSFADAAEALKRRNFPVLKFESQNIGSGNFVFPLRVDKNEKCSGCLMPNVKHRQANNDPSQIMCNEEVSKSIINDLNHGAKLADIYRFMPCNLRVYRALLDPSICKTGIDDSSLGVDRAFLDPSICKNGIDDSSLGFGKKMDFDTFTHDCTELNSIHHVEEDGTGESKACKNLPGKPNEDDEVQSGSKKGLIDAGTDRDKEDVTQMVNGAVCGEGLTNGLKQKNPVHAISLEKMETERNTITYKIANSSSNPKGLLKISSSLKGGQKNELHPKSQILKESLVSNKCSVPRNVDQCKNDQKLTTRKQNHKENMAENISATTKVEKKTYPSFEAFTIEEEEGSGGYGTVYRAQRTTDGKRVAIKCPHSNAHKNHVTTERNMLERFGGKNFIIRYEGSLKNGNTDCFVLEHVEHERPEVLKKEIDIVQLQWYGYCLFRALYCLHKEGVVHRDVKPGNFLFSRKLSRGYLIDFNLAMDLKQKNNVGSKSKPSLVASSHNISLSSSSRTAPLVRGKNLGGSKSLTSNKRALADYKNYSELNRHVKQKAHAGPLKNGPDMVGGNLLRAQGTDGSGITSARDASTKTASAERLREPLPSHGRKELISFVNTMKCANNSSIIGPSSQRKRVTAPSSRVDGKIFHITPMPMHSSTVGAGLLRGKGDGKQKKEGSCVGTKGFRAPEVLLRSQHQGQKIDIWSAGVTLLYIVIGKTPFTGDPEQNIKEIVKLRGSEEFWEVAKLHDREVSFPVELLDERYLQSWDLEAWCKTHSKRPEFLEKIPKSLFDLIDKCLTVNPRNRLSAEDVLRHQFFDSLNESLRKQRMMHRAIRSEAGASAAI, encoded by the exons ATGGTCATGGCGGAGTGCGAATTCGAACTCGAAGAGAAATCGTGGCATCTCCTCGCACTCCTCCTCCGAATCGGCCACACAGTCTATCCGCAGCGCCTTGCCTCGGAGTGCCGTTTATTCACCGCCTCGCCGGACTTTGTCTGCTACGTCAGTTCTCTCCCCGGTTCACCGCTATCTGTCACTGACAATGGACTCGTCACGCCCTCTCTTAGTGCGGCCTTTGCCCTCGGAAGCTTCTTCTCTCTCCGTCTCTCTCCTGAACCACAAACAAATTCCAGGAAACGCAAGTTGCTATTCGACTCGGCGGAAG CAGATGGAGTAGAACACAAGAGGTTCGCGATTGGGAACGGAATTCGGGAGTTGTCGTTCCAG AGTTTTGCTGATGCTGCAGAGGCTCTGAAGAGAAGAAATTTCCCTGTCCTAAAATTTGAATCTCAGAATATAGGTAGCGGGAATTTTGTATTCCCCTTGCGTGTTGATAAAAATGAAAAGTGTTCAGGTTGTCTAATGCCAAATGTTAAACATAGGCAAGCCAATAATGATCCCAGCCAAATCATGTGTAATGAAGAGGTTTCTAAATCAATCATCAATGACTTAAACCACGGTGCAAAGCTAGCGGACATATATAGATTCATGCCATGTAATCTCCGTGTTTACCGTGCTCTCTTAGATCCCTCAATATGCAAAACCGGCATTGATGATAGTAGCCTTGGTGTTGACCGTGCTTTCTTAGATCCCTCAATATGCAAAAACGGCATTGATGATAGTAGCCTTGGATTCGGGAAGAAAATGGATTTTGACACATTTACGCATGACTGCACTGAACTAAACAGTATTCATCATGTGGAAGAAGATGGTACGGGTGAAAGCAAAGCTTGCAAAAATCTACCAGGAAAACCTAATGAAGATGATGAGGTGCAAAGTGGTTCAAAGAAGGGGCTGATCGATGCTGGCACTGATAGAGACAAGGAAGATGTTACTCAGATGGTCAATGGAGCAGTCTGTGGAGAAGGATTGACTAATGGTTTGAAACAAAAAAACCCTGTCCATGCAATAAGTTTGGAAAAAATGGAGACTGAGAGAAACACAATAACTTATAAAATAGCTAATTCCTCTTCAAACCCCAAGGGGCTTTTGAAAATTTCTAGCTCATTAAAGGGGGGACAGAAGAATGAACTGCACCCTAAGTCACAAATTCTTAAAGAGTCACTAGTCAGCAATAAATGTAGTGTTCCAAGAAATGTTGATCAATGTAAAAATGATCAGAAACTTACAACGAGGAAGCAAAATCATAAAGAGAACATGGCAGAAAATATTTCGGCTACGACTAAG GTGGAGAAAAAAACATATCCCTCATTTGAAGCGTTTAcaatagaggaagaagaaggttCAG GTGGTTATGGCACTGTTTACCGTGCTCAAAGAACTACTGATGGAAAACGGGTTGCAATAAAAT GTCCTCATAGTAATGCTCATAAAAACCACGTAACTACTGAACGGAATATGCTAGAGCGTTTTGG TGGTAAAAACTTCATAATAAGGTATGAAGGTTCTTTAAAAAATGGCAACACCGACTGCTTTGTTTTAGAGCATGTTGAGCATGAGAGACCTGAG gttttgaaaaaagaaattgaTATAGTTCAGCTTCAATGGTACGGGTATTGCTTGTTCAGGGCCCTTTATTGCTTGCACAAAGAG GGAGTTGTTCACAGAGACGTTAAACCTGGAAACTTCCTTTTCTCTCGAAAGCTAAGCAGAGGCTACCTTATTGATTTCAACCTTGCCATG GATTTAAAGCAGAAGAACAACGTTGGAA GTAAATCAAAACCAAGTCTGGTTGCATCATCCCATAAtatttctctctcttcttcttctcggACTGCCCCTTTGGTCCGAGGCAAGAACCTTGGAGGCAGCAAGTCTTTAACATCCAATAAAAGGGCTTTGGCggattataaaaattattccGAACTTAATAGGCATGTAAAGCAAAAGGCTCATGCTGGTCCTCTGAAAAATGGTCCCGACATGGTTGGTGGGAATTTACTTAGAGCACAAGGAACAGACGGCTCTGGTATAACTTCTGCGAGAGATGCTAGCACTAAGACTGCTTCTGCAGAGAGGCTCAGGGAACCTTTACCTTCCCACGGAAGAAAGGAGCTTATCAGCTTTGTGAATACTATGAAATGTGCAAACAACAGTTCAATAATAGGTCCTTCTTCTCAAAGGAAAAGGGTTACTGCTCCCTCAAGCAGGGTAGATGGCAAGATTTTTCATATTACCCCGATGCCTATGCATTCATCTACTGTTGGTGCAGGATTATTGAGAGGCAAAG GAGACGGAAAACAGAAAAAAGAAGGTTCATGTGTTGGAACCAAAGGATTTCGTGCACCGGAG gTTTTATTAAGATCTCAGCATCAGGGACAAAAGATTGATATTTGGTCAGCTGGCGTCACTCTACTCTACATTGTGATCGGGAAGACTCCTTTCACTGGCGACCCGGAACA GAACATAAAAGAAATTGTTAAATTGCGGGGCAGTGAAGAGTTTTGGGAAGTGGCCAAGCTACATGACCGTGAAGTGTCTTTCCCTGTG GAGTTACTTGATGAGCGATACTTGCAGTCATGGGACTTGGAAGCCTGGTGCAAAACTCACTCAAAGAGACCAGAATTTCTTGAGAAGATCCCGAAATCGTTGTTTGATTTGATAGACAAGTGTCTAACAGTTAATCCAAGAAATAGACTTAGTGCAGAAGATGTTCTAAGACATCAATTCTTTGACTCACTTAACGAGTCTCTGAGGAAACAAAGGATGATGCATCGAGCTATCAGATCGGAGGCTGGGGCTTCTGCTGCAATCTGA
- the LOC137818646 gene encoding uncharacterized protein, whose product MQSPSSLYLSKSFVTTHHHLGFHHTLSSNHNSLSSLSPSLIKPCSTRLITAQAQKSNNYKRNGPKEGVRVRGNKENVWSIDNDLAKMASSQKDKRRKRRVVKRNGEKGGRIIVSGAMLVEVETVLQTQEPVIKPVWNTFASSLSGVWKGVGAVFSPITAEMEPMDIGSKNENLYDCYTLSRIEAAPSVSGERTSQIQRKVNWVTLNPYGEIPQHTKDRKHKSSENVINRTLPTFESFDLKSSDVMEEDVMGCEPGLVYFEDGSYSRGPMDIPLGESDDTKYYVSPTFKFEQCLVKGCHKRIRIVHTIEFSNGGSDIQIMRVAVYEEEWASPASIDDQSFDIEMDVKPLSQRKRTKPSELTGSWKVFEISATPVYGEESMAEEGTETPYVYLCTENLKKRSLPENTNYFGEEERLDMQDVTVLWLPGGVTCYVDINKDGILCIGVGWYSDEGINLVMERDYGLDGKLKEVRWKSEVKRRWSSPPPIE is encoded by the exons ATGCAATCCCCTTCTTCCCTTTACCTCAGCAAGTCCTTCGTCACCACACACCACCACCTTGGCTTCCACCACACCCTCTCTTCCAACCACAATTCCCTTTCCTCTCTTTCCCCCTCCCTCATCAAGCCATGTTCCACAAGGCTCATAACAGCTCAGGCTCAAAAGTCCAACAATTACAAGAGGAATGGTCCAAAAGAGGGTGTGAGGGTGAGGGGCAACAAGGAGAATGTGTGGAGCATTGACAATGACCTTGCCAAGATGGCTTCTTCTCAGAAGGAtaagaggaggaagaggagaGTGGTGAAGAGGAACGGGGAAAAGGGTGGAAGGATCATCGTCTCTGGGGCTATGTTGGTGGAGGTTGAGACTGTTCTTCAGACTCAG GAACCGGTGATAAAACCAGTTTGGAATACATTTGCTAGCAGTCTCAGTGGAGTATGGAAGGGTGTAGGTGCTGTGTTCTCTCCCATCACAGCTGAAATGGAACCAATGGATATAGgtagcaagaatgaaaatctttatgacTGCTATACTCTTTCCCGTATAGAGGCAGCACCATCAGTTTCAGGTGAACGGACATCTCAAATCCAGAGAAAGGTTAACTGGGTGACTTTGAACCCTTATGGCGAAATACCGCAGCATACCAAAGACAGGAAGCACAAATCCAGCGAAAATGTAATAAATCGCACTTTGCCTACATTTGAATCCTTTGACCTTAAAAGCAGTGATGTGATGGAAGAAGATGTCATGGGCTGTGAACCAGGTCTTGTTTACTTTGAA GATGGGTCTTATTCTCGAGGTCCCATGGATATTCCCCTGGGTGAATCCGATGATACAAAGTACTATGTCTCACCAACTTTCAAGTTTGAACAA tgTTTGGTTAAGGGCTGCCACAAAAGAATCCGAATTGTTCATACCATAGAATTCAGTAATGGCGGTTCAGACATACAGATAATGAGAGTTGCTGTGTATGAAGAAGAATGGGCCAGTCCTGCTTCCATCGATGACCAGAGTTT TGATATAGAAATGGATGTAAAGCCATTGTCACAAAGAAAACGAACCAAGCCATCAGAGCTGACAGGGTCATGGAAAGTCTTTGAGATTAGTGCGACACCGGTGTACGGCGAGGAGAGCATGGCGGAAGAAGGAACCGAAACCCCATACGTATACCTTTGTACAGAAAATCTGAAGAAGAGGAGCCTCCCGGAGAACACCAACTACTTCGGCGAGGAGGAGCGGCTTGACATGCAGGATGTGACGGTTCTGTGGCTTCCTGGAGGTGTGACATGCTATGTTGACATCAACAAGGATGGTATTCTTTGCATTGGAGTTGGTTGGTACTCTGATGAAGGGATCAATCTTGTGATGGAGAGAGACTATGGGTTGGATGGAAAGCTTAAAGAGGTGAGATGGAAATCAGAGGTGAAGAGAAGGTGGTCTAGTCCTCCTCCCATTGAATAA